The DNA segment GAGGGATGCGGAGTTGCGCGGCCAGATTCCTGGCAGTGAGCGGCAGATTGGCAAGTTCGGAGGCGTCCGCTTTCAGGGCCAGCGCCGTTTTTGCACCATCCTCGGGCTTCATTCCCGTGCCCAGAGCCATCACCCGGAAGGTAGAAAAGCGCAGTTCAATGGGTTCGCTGAATTTCAGGACGACTTCTTTCGGGGCGTTGACGGTGGATTCGGCGGCGGGGGTCATGGACGCGATGGCGGTGTGGGCCGAGGCGGTGCCCAGAATCAGGGCCAGCAGGAAAGGAATTGCACGCATGGATTCTCCGTGAGGCTTTGAGACAGCGGGGGCAGAGTCTCCCCTGCCCCGGTCAGTTACTTGACGGTGGTGTGGCTGGCGGGCGTCTTGTCGGGCTGGGTGTCGTCCCAGGCCACCACGCTGCCATCGGCGTAGGTCTGGTAAACCTTCCAGACCAGTTCGCCAGGTTGGGCCGGATTGACGGCCTGAAAAAAGAAGCGGGCGTACTCCATCGAGGCAATGTCACCCTTCCAGACCACTTCGGTCACCAGTCCGTCGGCATTTTTGGTCACGGTGCGGGCAAAGCCGGGCGTGACCTGAAAGCGGCTGATACCCACGCCTGCGGGGATGACAAGGCGAACCTGGGTGGTAGCCAGTTCCTTTTCCACGGGGACGTTCAGGCGGTAGGTTTCGGATTTTCCGGCGGCGGATTCGCTGGTTCCCGCCTCGGTGCGGACGGTGGCGTGGGCGGCGGCGAAGGACAGCAGCAGAGCAGCGGACAGGGTCAGAATTTTTTGCATGGTGGACGTTC comes from the Deinococcus sp. AJ005 genome and includes:
- a CDS encoding copper resistance protein CopC; its protein translation is MRAIPFLLALILGTASAHTAIASMTPAAESTVNAPKEVVLKFSEPIELRFSTFRVMALGTGMKPEDGAKTALALKADASELANLPLTARNLAAQLRIPLKPDLKAGKYVVAWKILSEDGHPVTGQNVFTVK
- a CDS encoding DUF1775 domain-containing protein — protein: MQKILTLSAALLLSFAAAHATVRTEAGTSESAAGKSETYRLNVPVEKELATTQVRLVIPAGVGISRFQVTPGFARTVTKNADGLVTEVVWKGDIASMEYARFFFQAVNPAQPGELVWKVYQTYADGSVVAWDDTQPDKTPASHTTVK